In one Cervus elaphus chromosome 9, mCerEla1.1, whole genome shotgun sequence genomic region, the following are encoded:
- the LOC122700770 gene encoding olfactory receptor 2AK2, whose translation MNTGNQSVRADFILLGLFQYGPMDTVLFVVIAILFSVALMGNIMLILLIQLDTRLHTPMYFLLSQLSFIDMMYISTTVPKMATNFLSNSKTITFVGCEIQAFVFMVLGGTEALLLGFMSYDRYVAICHPLHYPVLMSKKICWFMVTCAWTSCSINSLIHTLYAFQLPFCRSRLINHFFCEVPSMLPLVCQDTSQYEHTILLSGLIILLLPFMAILASYACVLTVVFQMSSGKGQTKALSTCSSHLTVASLFYVTTLSTYTRPHSLHSPEEDKIVAVFYTIITPLLNPFIYSLRNKEVIRALRRVCVQKMRL comes from the coding sequence ATGAATACAGGAAATCAAAGTGTCAGAGCAGATTTTATACTTCttggtcttttccaatatggCCCAATGGACACTGTACTCTTTGTTGTCATTGCAATTCTGTTTTCGGTGGCTCTGATGGGGAATATCATGCTGATTCTTCTCATTCAATTGGACACCAGACTCCACACTCCAATGTACTTCCTACTCAGTCAACTCTCTTTCATCGACATGATGTACATCTCCACCACTGTGCCCAAAATGGCAACTAACTTTCTGTCCAATAGTAAGACCATTACATTTGTAGGTTGCGAGATTCAAGCATTTGTGTTCATGGTCCTTGGTGGAACTGAAGCTCTTCTTCTTGGTTTCATGTCTTATGATCGCTATGTAGCCATCTGTCACCCTTTACATTACCCTGTACTCATGAGCAAGAAGATCTGTTGGTTCATGGTCACATGTGCATGGACCAGTTGTTCTATCAACTCTTTAATACATACATTGTATGCATTTCAACTCCCCTTCTGTAGATCTCGGCTTATTaatcactttttctgtgaagttccatccatgttgccactgGTGTGTCAGGACACTTCTCAGTATGAACATACAATACTCCTGAGTGGACTTATTATTCTGTTGTTACCTTTCATGGCCATTTTAGCTTCCTATGCCTGTGTGCTTACTGTGGTATTCCAGATGAGTTCAGGAAAAGGGCAGACAAAAGCTCTCTCCACCTGTTCCTCTCACCTGACTGTGGCAAGCCTGTTCTATGTAACCACTCTCTCCACCTATACAAGGCCACACTCCTTGCATTCCCCGGAAGAGGACAAGATAGTAGCTGTATTTTATACCATTATTACACCTCTTCTGAATCCATttatctacagcctgaggaataaAGAAGTTATAAGGGCCTTGAGGAGAGTATGTGTACAGAAA